A genomic stretch from Xiphophorus maculatus strain JP 163 A chromosome 16, X_maculatus-5.0-male, whole genome shotgun sequence includes:
- the LOC102235942 gene encoding cold shock domain-containing protein C2-like — protein sequence MADPSITSPSGTPLRSPSAPLTLSFPFPREGSRAWQEGREPPLPRDLPSPLPTKRNRTYSATVRAHSGPVFKGTCKNFSRSQGHGFIQPSHGGEDIFVHISDIEGEYVPVEGDEVTYKVCRVPPKNIKVQAVEVKIIHLNPGTKHETWSGQIISS from the exons ATGGCAGACCCCAGCATCACGTCTCCCTCCGGAACGCCCCTGCGCTCCCCCAGCGCCCCGCTCACCCTCTCCTTCCCGTTCCCGCGGGAGGGGAGCCGGGCGTGGCAGGAAGGGAGGGAGCCCCCGCTTCCCCGCGACCTGCCCAGCCCGCTGCCGACCAAACGAAACCGCACCTACTCAGC TACGGTCCGCGCTCACTCAGGTCCAGTTTTCAAGGGCACTTGCAAGAACTTTTCCAGATCACAAGGCCACGGCTTCATCCAGCCGTCGCACGGCGGAGAAGACATCTTCGTTCACATCTCAGA CATCGAGGGCGAGTACGTCCCCGTCGAGGGAGACGAGGTCACGTACAAGGTGTGCCGGGTTCCCCCTAAGAACATTAAGGTGCAGGCGGTGGAGGTGAAGATCATCCACCTCAACCCGGGGACGAAACACGAGACCTGGTCCGGACAGATCATCAGCTCGTAG
- the pmm1 gene encoding phosphomannomutase 1 — protein METLNGFPSQRNVLCLFDVDGTLTPPREKIDPKLDEFFQTLRRKVKIGIVGGSDYPKIAEQLGEGDDVIHKFDYVFAENGTVQYKDGKLLSKHAIQNHLGEELLQDLINFCLRYMGLIKLPKKRGTFIEFRNGMINISPIGRSCTLEERIEFSEIDKREKIREKFVAALKKEFAGKGLRFTKGGLISFDIFPEGWDKRLCLDLLENEGLDDIYFFGNETSDGGNDYEIFNDPRTIGFTVYSPEHTARLCRELFFDSSPRLIGTPSAKNPSELDGSRNIEHRLLMKC, from the exons ATGGAGACTTTAAACGGCTTTCCCTCACAGCGAAACGTCCTGTGTCTGTTTGACGTGGACGGCACACTGACGCCACCGAGAGAA AAAATCGACCCGAAGCTGGACGAGTTCTTCCAGACTCTGAGGAGGAAAGTGAAGATCGGCATCGTGGGAGGGTCGGACTACCCGAAGATAGCCGAGCAGCTCGGGGAAGGAGACGACG tgATTCACAAGTTTGACTATGTGTTTGCTGAGAACGGGACTGTTCAATATAAAGACGGGAAACTCCTCTCTAAGCAC GCGATCCAGAACCATCTGggagaggagctgctgcaggatCTGATTAACTTCTGCCTGCGGTACATGGGGCTCATTAAGCTGCCGAAGAAAAG GGGAACGTTTATTGAGTTCAGGAACGGGATGATTAACATTTCGCCCATCGGTCGCAGCTGCACCCTGGAGGAGAGGATTGAATTTTCCGAAATAGACAAG AGGGAGAAGATCCGGGAGAAATTTGTTGCTGCCCTGAAAAAGGAGTTTGCTGGAAAGGGGCTTCGCTTCACCAAAG GTGGGCTCATCAGTTTCGATATTTTCCCCGAGGGCTGGGACAAGCGGCTGTGCTTAGACCTGCTGGAGAACGAAGGCCTGGACGACATCTACTTCTTTGGCAACGAAACCTCAGAC GGAGGAAACGACTACGAAATCTTCAACGACCCGAGGACGATCGGCTTCACCGTCTACTCGCCCGAGCACACGGCCCGGCTCTGCCGCGAACTTTTCTTCGACTCGTCGCCGCGCCTCATCGGCACACCCTCAGCCAAAAACCCCTCTGAACTGGACGGCAGCAGGAATATCGAGCACAGGCTTTTAATGAAGTGCTGA